The bacterium genomic interval ACACGCGGCCATATAGCCAAACGGGCCTCACGTCGGTTGCGGTCGGGGAGCCTGTGGTTTCGCGACAGTTCCAGACCGACTTGTCGATATCCGAGTTCTTGCCCACGGGCACGGAGGTCTTTCTCTCCGGAGGATTCTCTCGCAGCCGCTCTTCCTCTGATTGGGATTACGAGGGCTCCTGGTCGGTCAGCCTCAATCAGTCCCTGCTGCGGGGTATAGGCCCTGACGCCAATCTGGTCACCCTGCGGCAGGCAAGAAACACCGCGGCCAAGAGCCGCCACGAGTTCCGGTCCTCCGTTCTGGAGCTGGTTTATCAGGTTGAGAACGCTTACTGGGAGCTGGTGCTTGCCACAAGGACATTGAAGATACGAGAGTTTTCGGTTCAGCTGGCCAAGGACCAGCTTGGGCTGAACCAGGACTTGATTGCTGTCGGTAAGCTTTCCAGGGATTCAAGGGTCTCGGCAGAGGCTGAACTGGCTTCTCGCAAGGCTGATCTCGTCGATGCGAGAATTGCGGTCAGGGAGCGAACTATTGATCTCATCCGTCTGTTGAATCCTGATGCTGAGGCACAGTGGGGCTTAACGTTTGAGACGCTCGATCCTGCTGATATTGAGCGTGTTGACTTGAGCCCTAAGATAAGCGTTAGGCTCGCGGCCCTTTACAGACCGGAGCTTGCCCAATCGCGCCTCGAGCTGGCCAATCGGGACCTGGAAGTTGTCCGAACCCGCAACGGGCTGCTCCCCAAACTCGATGCATTCGCCTCTTACGGAAGGCTCAGCAGTGGAGCTACCGGGAGCGATGCGAGCAGTCATCTGAACGACTCTATGTTCGATTCCTAT includes:
- a CDS encoding TolC family protein translates to MVLRTGAARQNWGLGRRFQPWFLRVIPVVFLVACLVSCAHAPRWTPQTVEPPQSVEVAQESAAQAVEEEERAKPPSDKSGVAPAPQASSLALTRDGAVLTALARNRSLAVAQFEPEIAATYIQESRGAFDPALLATVSYGRDTRPYSQTGLTSVAVGEPVVSRQFQTDLSISEFLPTGTEVFLSGGFSRSRSSSDWDYEGSWSVSLNQSLLRGIGPDANLVTLRQARNTAAKSRHEFRSSVLELVYQVENAYWELVLATRTLKIREFSVQLAKDQLGLNQDLIAVGKLSRDSRVSAEAELASRKADLVDARIAVRERTIDLIRLLNPDAEAQWGLTFETLDPADIERVDLSPKISVRLAALYRPELAQSRLELANRDLEVVRTRNGLLPKLDAFASYGRLSSGATGSDASSHLNDSMFDSYQFGLSLDMSPLNRAEIASHRRAKFHQQQAEVAIENLERVIEAEVRQAALEVERQWESIAATDEVVKSRQEELKVEENRFIVGKSTNLDVSQVHRDLIQAQLDEVTARVRYIQAITSLYLTEGTLLSRRGVGSALE